In the Anaerobacillus sp. CMMVII genome, one interval contains:
- a CDS encoding helix-turn-helix transcriptional regulator, whose protein sequence is MLGERIKKIRKQKKMTLEALAGKELTKGMLSLIENNKANPSMESLTYIAERLQVEVSDLLEVVSSEELRGVLETAEKLYNTPIEKGTDKHQQLIALIEPFAENLSQGYEAARLLEIYSYSLSHEKIQGWQEISERAAKMFDQMNISANRSSIAIFRAFNKFIVHDYSQSLEIFLDERKVIEANHAYIDPLTRLDLDYHEAVLYYAVGDSESATQIMESALDFSKEKKIFYRIDELYRLAAAHAMMSRNEEKKACYLEKLKLYGEFADNLSSLHFYKLINIMYLISEKHEYSKALNELDELLSHPETMEFYSPWYTLEKGKALYYLGRYDEALLHLNKVVLPDVHHPFDLSIFYVLDTFKALCYFELGNKKEAIVSIQTAANNFKPLPDTPFKAFSLRTYEKIV, encoded by the coding sequence ATGCTAGGTGAACGAATTAAAAAAATAAGAAAACAAAAGAAAATGACACTAGAAGCATTAGCTGGCAAAGAACTAACCAAAGGCATGCTTAGCTTAATTGAAAACAACAAGGCTAACCCATCTATGGAAAGCCTGACATATATCGCAGAACGTCTTCAAGTTGAAGTTTCTGATTTATTAGAGGTTGTTAGTTCAGAGGAACTTCGAGGAGTTTTAGAAACTGCTGAGAAATTATATAATACTCCAATTGAAAAAGGAACCGATAAACATCAACAACTAATTGCGTTAATTGAACCTTTTGCCGAAAACCTATCACAGGGATATGAAGCAGCTCGCTTACTAGAGATTTATAGCTACTCCCTTTCCCACGAAAAAATTCAAGGCTGGCAGGAGATTTCTGAACGTGCTGCGAAAATGTTTGATCAAATGAATATTTCAGCAAATCGATCTTCCATCGCTATTTTCCGTGCATTTAACAAATTCATCGTGCATGATTACTCACAATCACTAGAGATTTTCTTAGATGAACGAAAAGTTATCGAAGCAAATCATGCCTATATCGACCCTTTGACAAGGCTTGACCTTGATTATCACGAAGCAGTTTTATACTACGCAGTTGGCGATTCAGAATCAGCGACACAGATCATGGAAAGTGCACTCGACTTTTCAAAAGAAAAAAAGATTTTTTATCGGATCGATGAATTATATCGACTTGCTGCAGCGCATGCCATGATGTCCCGAAATGAAGAGAAAAAGGCTTGCTATTTAGAAAAACTCAAGCTCTACGGGGAATTTGCTGACAACTTGTCTTCCCTTCATTTTTATAAGCTCATTAATATCATGTATCTCATATCTGAAAAACACGAGTACAGCAAAGCTCTAAATGAACTTGATGAATTGCTTTCCCACCCTGAAACAATGGAGTTTTACAGTCCTTGGTACACTCTCGAAAAAGGAAAAGCTCTTTATTATTTAGGCCGTTATGATGAGGCTCTTCTACATCTAAATAAGGTGGTTCTTCCGGATGTTCATCATCCTTTTGATTTATCAATTTTTTATGTACTTGATACGTTCAAGGCTCTTTGCTACTTTGAGTTGGGTAATAAAAAAGAGGCTATAGTCTCAATTCAAACAGCTGCTAACAATTTCAAACCACTTCCCGATACACCGTTTAAAGCATTTAGTTTAAGAACTTACGAGAAAATCGTTTAA
- a CDS encoding MFS transporter, with translation MDDQLKIKKATYHLYTFMMSKLISTFGAQVYTFAISFYILQLTGSATSFAMNLICSILPRTLMAPFAGAIIDRYSKKAIVILAQIATTLTIAGLLVYTFTSGLSLAAIYVTTSILSLTSTFSGIAFTSSITGLIDKDRIQKAMSLNQMSISFAAIGSPAIGGLLYGAVSMPVFLVIYMTASSFAVLLESTMNFKLFAKQKEVVEGERKETIMESIKLGISYLRLQPIILIMLWIGLMVNFLFGAFEVGYSYILIEKLKMQSQHFGFTQGAFSVGMLLMSIYFSVRKEVKFPLLVSKRGIIGIGIIMAAVAIPLINSMSYNLVFVFYLVLMFCFGAMIIVINTPLQVMLQKSIDDEYKGRVFSIIETMSMALIPLGMVLYGILYDIFPGQWILLFSAGLLISVVLVLARPAVLRKVHPELAKGTVREEVRVGV, from the coding sequence ATGGACGATCAGTTGAAGATTAAAAAAGCGACGTATCACCTGTATACATTTATGATGAGTAAACTTATTTCTACGTTTGGAGCACAGGTTTATACATTTGCGATTAGTTTTTATATTTTACAATTGACTGGATCTGCAACAAGTTTTGCAATGAACCTTATTTGTAGCATTTTACCCCGTACACTTATGGCTCCTTTTGCTGGGGCAATCATCGATCGCTATTCGAAAAAAGCAATTGTGATCCTAGCGCAAATTGCAACTACGCTTACAATTGCAGGCCTGCTGGTCTATACGTTCACCTCCGGTCTTTCATTAGCGGCGATTTATGTCACTACGAGTATCCTGTCACTAACATCGACGTTTTCTGGAATAGCGTTCACATCTTCGATTACAGGACTTATTGATAAAGATCGAATTCAAAAAGCGATGTCATTAAACCAAATGTCGATTTCCTTTGCTGCGATCGGTAGTCCTGCAATTGGAGGCCTTTTATATGGTGCGGTTTCGATGCCGGTATTTCTAGTCATTTATATGACTGCATCTAGCTTTGCCGTTTTACTCGAGTCAACGATGAACTTCAAACTTTTTGCAAAACAAAAAGAAGTTGTTGAAGGGGAACGAAAGGAAACAATCATGGAAAGCATCAAACTTGGAATTAGTTACTTGAGATTGCAACCAATTATTTTGATCATGCTCTGGATTGGTTTAATGGTGAACTTTTTATTTGGGGCGTTTGAGGTAGGCTATTCCTATATCTTAATCGAAAAGTTAAAAATGCAATCACAACATTTTGGTTTTACGCAAGGGGCATTTTCTGTAGGCATGTTGTTGATGTCGATTTATTTCTCAGTAAGAAAAGAAGTCAAATTTCCATTATTAGTTTCAAAGCGTGGGATTATTGGGATTGGGATTATCATGGCGGCTGTAGCGATACCACTAATAAATTCAATGTCTTATAATCTCGTTTTTGTTTTTTATTTGGTGCTTATGTTTTGTTTCGGAGCCATGATAATTGTCATAAATACTCCGTTACAAGTAATGCTACAAAAGAGTATTGATGATGAATATAAGGGTCGTGTATTTTCAATCATCGAAACGATGTCAATGGCGCTCATTCCACTAGGGATGGTATTATACGGAATTTTATACGACATTTTCCCAGGGCAATGGATCTTATTGTTCTCTGCAGGCCTACTAATAAGTGTTGTCCTTGTCTTAGCCAGACCAGCAGTGCTTCGCAAGGTTCATCCAGAACTCGCTAAAGGTACCGTAAGAGAAGAAGTACGGGTTGGTGTCTGA
- a CDS encoding GNAT family N-acetyltransferase: MMIRQATADDWKGISQVHVDCMHTAYQAILPSNILDKFTYQDREKRWQKDLPNSIKGGSMNFVALDNQGEIVGFALGGTMRDPRLRIGYTAEIYGIYVHPEAQGHGFGKKLFESVMEHLASLHHSKVALWTFENHPSCAFFEYLNGKEVYEKNTTIAGKELKECAYGWENISDLLLQKNDLN, encoded by the coding sequence ATGATGATTAGACAAGCAACTGCTGATGACTGGAAAGGTATTTCGCAGGTTCATGTGGATTGCATGCATACAGCCTATCAAGCCATTTTACCCTCAAATATTTTAGATAAATTTACATATCAAGATCGAGAAAAACGTTGGCAAAAGGATCTCCCCAATTCTATCAAGGGAGGATCAATGAATTTTGTTGCGTTAGATAATCAAGGGGAAATTGTTGGTTTTGCCTTAGGTGGAACCATGAGGGATCCCCGTTTAAGAATTGGATATACAGCAGAAATTTACGGAATCTATGTACACCCTGAAGCTCAGGGTCATGGTTTTGGAAAGAAGCTATTTGAGTCTGTTATGGAACATTTAGCTTCACTTCACCATTCAAAGGTAGCCTTGTGGACCTTCGAGAACCACCCGTCTTGTGCCTTTTTTGAATATCTCAACGGCAAAGAAGTGTACGAAAAGAACACAACAATTGCAGGGAAAGAATTGAAAGAATGTGCGTATGGATGGGAAAATATAAGCGATCTTCTTTTACAAAAGAATGATTTAAACTAA
- a CDS encoding DUF4003 domain-containing protein produces MMERGLDQIVNDYTEIYSQLKKKLKWSVSDARSLMLVSSLYIMKGKPFEMERFQNVSEYIKKNVGLFSTLKSSQRFTTAAMLDIRCSNPNDKFHEYLDLYGQLVKGGFRRGPFTYIASLSLLNNDTSTENPEYLIERAMAVYKAMKKEHFFLTGDSDYPLAILLAQLEEPIEELMERIAYFYQELNKNSLRKGNDLQFLSHILSLQKEVEPDFLIERTTSLLDEFKQAGRRIKTVYYPVIGLLALLETSSNNEVKDIMDLYHRLNSEKLFKRHKDMNFILSVNFIVKDKLDDASLISTGIQTTIESIIQAQQAAMIAAMAGGAAAASANSGSS; encoded by the coding sequence ATGATGGAAAGAGGTCTTGATCAAATTGTTAATGACTATACGGAAATCTATAGCCAACTTAAGAAAAAGCTAAAGTGGAGTGTATCGGATGCTCGTTCGTTAATGCTAGTTTCGTCGCTTTATATAATGAAGGGAAAGCCTTTTGAAATGGAACGGTTTCAAAATGTAAGTGAATATATTAAGAAGAATGTAGGATTATTTTCGACACTGAAATCATCGCAACGTTTTACCACAGCAGCAATGCTTGATATCCGGTGTAGTAATCCAAACGATAAATTTCATGAGTATCTTGATCTTTATGGGCAACTAGTAAAAGGTGGCTTTCGAAGAGGGCCGTTTACCTACATTGCATCGTTAAGTCTTCTTAACAACGATACATCAACTGAAAATCCAGAATATCTTATTGAACGTGCCATGGCGGTCTATAAAGCTATGAAAAAAGAGCATTTCTTTTTGACAGGTGATAGTGATTATCCACTAGCAATTCTCTTAGCCCAATTGGAGGAGCCAATTGAAGAGTTGATGGAAAGAATTGCTTACTTTTATCAAGAGCTAAATAAAAATAGCCTGCGAAAAGGAAACGATTTGCAATTTTTAAGCCATATACTTTCCTTGCAAAAAGAAGTAGAACCCGATTTCCTTATTGAAAGAACGACTAGTTTATTAGATGAATTCAAGCAGGCAGGACGACGAATAAAAACAGTGTATTATCCTGTCATTGGTTTACTTGCTTTATTGGAAACTAGCTCTAATAATGAAGTAAAAGATATTATGGACTTGTACCATCGCTTAAATTCCGAGAAATTATTCAAGCGGCATAAAGATATGAATTTTATTCTCTCTGTAAATTTCATCGTAAAAGATAAATTAGATGATGCTAGTCTAATTAGTACAGGAATTCAAACAACCATTGAGTCAATCATTCAAGCTCAACAAGCTGCAATGATAGCAGCTATGGCAGGAGGAGCAGCCGCAGCTAGTGCAAATAGTGGCAGTTCTTGA
- a CDS encoding AraC family transcriptional regulator, whose protein sequence is MDWLKRMNGAINYIEDNLTGSIDYNEAAKIAYCSKYHFQRMFSYITDVPLSEYIRRRRLTLAAFDLQDSDLKVIEIALKYGYESPEAFTRAFQKLHGVTPSRARHVGSKLKAYPRMSFHISIKGDVEMNYRIEQTNDLEIFGKDIVLKPDDSPFIILPQFGDEIWENGTHDRINDIAGNIRGTSLYGVHFDFKDDGSRRYMFGWNKPDREIPDEFISLMIPKTTWAVFEGRGSMPDGLAIQDIWKRIYSEWFPTSGYEQTVGPCIEKYYWADRNQEDYICEVWIPVVKKTDLLSSII, encoded by the coding sequence ATGGATTGGCTTAAACGAATGAATGGTGCAATTAACTATATTGAAGATAATCTAACAGGTTCTATTGACTATAATGAAGCCGCAAAGATTGCATATTGTTCAAAATACCACTTTCAGCGGATGTTTTCATATATTACAGATGTTCCTCTATCTGAATATATCAGACGAAGAAGACTAACACTTGCAGCATTTGATTTGCAGGATAGTGATTTGAAAGTTATTGAGATTGCTCTTAAATATGGTTATGAATCACCGGAAGCATTCACACGTGCATTTCAAAAACTACATGGGGTAACTCCATCACGAGCACGCCATGTAGGATCAAAGCTGAAAGCCTATCCACGCATGTCCTTTCATATTTCAATTAAGGGAGATGTAGAAATGAACTATAGGATTGAACAAACAAATGATTTGGAAATTTTCGGTAAAGATATTGTCTTAAAACCCGATGATAGCCCATTTATCATTCTACCGCAATTTGGAGATGAGATCTGGGAAAATGGAACTCATGATAGAATAAATGACATTGCTGGAAATATACGTGGTACCTCGCTTTACGGTGTTCACTTTGATTTTAAAGATGACGGATCACGACGGTACATGTTTGGCTGGAATAAGCCAGACAGAGAAATACCAGATGAGTTTATTAGTCTCATGATACCAAAAACAACCTGGGCAGTATTTGAAGGTAGAGGTAGCATGCCTGATGGATTAGCCATTCAGGATATATGGAAGCGAATTTATTCAGAATGGTTTCCTACATCTGGTTACGAACAAACGGTAGGACCTTGTATCGAAAAATATTACTGGGCGGATAGAAATCAGGAAGATTATATTTGTGAAGTGTGGATACCTGTTGTCAAAAAAACAGATCTTTTATCTAGTATCATTTAA
- a CDS encoding small nuclear ribonucleoprotein, protein MDFIRQNYSHSQNLHEDCNKYMNYHCSFTLTDGNTFDGIIESVGPDRVTVLVGEDVMEENETQYDERQYYGGYGGYGRPRRRFRRFRRQTFPLASLAALALLPYIVPPQPYPYYYPYY, encoded by the coding sequence ATGGATTTTATAAGACAAAACTACAGCCACTCACAGAACTTACATGAAGACTGCAATAAGTATATGAATTATCACTGTTCATTTACATTGACAGATGGTAATACGTTTGATGGAATTATTGAAAGTGTAGGGCCAGACCGTGTTACCGTTTTGGTTGGTGAAGATGTTATGGAAGAAAATGAGACTCAATATGACGAACGGCAATATTATGGTGGCTATGGTGGGTATGGACGCCCTAGAAGAAGATTCAGACGCTTTAGACGTCAAACATTTCCTTTAGCTTCCTTAGCAGCTTTAGCCCTATTACCTTACATTGTTCCACCACAACCATATCCATATTACTACCCTTATTACTAG
- a CDS encoding GNAT family N-acetyltransferase — translation MEQIITRAQIYDLDDIIEIDRAIFGNDSRREYIKKTIHEARCIVVKKEEDVVAFLTYDTHFFECSFISLVIVSPLERRKGYATSLLEYFVEIAPTDKIFSSTNRSNEIMQHVFKANGFVESGIIENLDEGDPELIYFKMKQS, via the coding sequence TTGGAACAGATCATTACAAGAGCTCAAATATACGACTTAGATGATATTATAGAAATCGACCGAGCTATATTTGGTAACGATAGTAGACGAGAGTACATAAAAAAAACGATTCATGAAGCGAGATGTATTGTTGTGAAAAAAGAAGAAGATGTTGTAGCGTTCCTAACCTATGATACTCATTTTTTTGAGTGCAGTTTTATTTCATTGGTTATCGTGTCGCCACTTGAAAGACGAAAAGGTTATGCAACCTCTCTTTTAGAGTATTTTGTAGAAATAGCACCAACCGATAAAATCTTTTCTTCCACGAATAGATCAAATGAAATAATGCAACATGTATTTAAAGCTAATGGATTTGTAGAAAGTGGAATAATTGAGAATTTAGACGAAGGTGATCCGGAACTTATTTACTTTAAAATGAAGCAATCATAA
- a CDS encoding metalloregulator ArsR/SmtB family transcription factor: MSKKDTCEIYCYDEQKVNRIKDEITNENLGSIAQLFKALADENRAKIAYSLCQDEELCVCDIANIIGASVATTSHHLRTLNKQGIVKYRKEGKLAFYSLDDDHVRQLILVAMEHTKEGKSNV; encoded by the coding sequence ATGAGTAAGAAAGATACGTGTGAAATTTATTGTTATGACGAGCAAAAAGTAAATCGAATTAAAGATGAAATAACAAACGAAAATTTAGGGAGTATTGCTCAACTATTTAAAGCACTTGCAGATGAAAATAGAGCGAAAATTGCTTACTCACTTTGCCAGGATGAGGAATTATGTGTATGTGATATAGCGAATATTATTGGAGCTTCTGTGGCAACGACTTCGCATCATTTACGCACACTTAATAAACAAGGAATTGTAAAATACCGTAAAGAAGGCAAACTTGCCTTTTACTCATTAGACGATGACCACGTAAGGCAATTAATTCTGGTCGCAATGGAGCATACGAAAGAGGGGAAATCTAATGTCTAA
- a CDS encoding polysaccharide deacetylase family protein: MNFIKSKYFSGAGIVLLAFFIGISSYWVGSNRYVKDFDGKETELSEIKKEREEIAKQLEELESHLENKQKRLVQLEKQLTRFEKLVNEKDEMLFIKDEQFKEFQKLQEEKMKDLEAEIKRLNEERKTITDKKDKTPTPTTPTANKKVFLTFDDGPTSLTPHVLKTLKEHNVHATFFTIGKRMEAMPNVVRDIYQEGHMVLPHSYSHDYAIYTTFETFYSDFYKAEQTYKDVLGFKPPQIFRFPGGSSNQSSFQYGGKQFMPSLTIDLKEKGYTYVDWNVTSGDAGPDAKNQAKLYENIVTTSANKDFVIVLFHDVSSNEATANVLPEVINYYKKNGFTFRTFRDVTKEELQRMEALKLSNKTISY; encoded by the coding sequence GTGAATTTTATAAAAAGTAAGTACTTTAGTGGTGCTGGTATTGTCTTATTAGCTTTTTTCATTGGAATTTCTTCTTATTGGGTTGGGTCCAATAGGTACGTTAAGGATTTCGACGGTAAAGAAACCGAACTTAGCGAGATAAAAAAAGAAAGAGAAGAGATAGCGAAGCAGCTTGAGGAATTAGAAAGTCATCTTGAAAATAAACAGAAACGATTAGTGCAATTGGAAAAACAATTAACACGATTTGAAAAATTGGTAAATGAAAAAGACGAAATGCTTTTCATTAAGGATGAGCAATTTAAAGAATTTCAAAAACTACAAGAAGAGAAAATGAAGGACCTAGAAGCTGAAATCAAACGTTTAAATGAAGAGAGAAAAACGATTACTGATAAAAAAGATAAAACTCCAACTCCGACAACACCTACTGCAAATAAAAAAGTATTTCTTACCTTCGATGACGGTCCTACTTCACTTACTCCACATGTATTAAAAACCTTAAAAGAACACAATGTTCATGCGACTTTTTTTACGATTGGAAAGAGAATGGAAGCAATGCCTAATGTTGTTCGTGATATTTATCAAGAAGGACATATGGTTTTGCCCCATTCCTATTCCCATGATTATGCAATCTACACAACCTTCGAAACATTTTATAGCGATTTTTACAAGGCTGAACAGACGTACAAAGATGTGTTAGGCTTTAAACCTCCGCAAATTTTCCGGTTCCCTGGTGGCTCATCCAACCAAAGTTCTTTTCAATACGGTGGCAAACAATTTATGCCAAGCTTAACGATTGATTTGAAAGAAAAGGGTTACACGTATGTAGACTGGAATGTTACCTCAGGTGATGCAGGACCCGATGCTAAAAATCAAGCAAAACTCTACGAAAATATTGTAACAACCTCAGCAAATAAAGATTTTGTGATTGTCTTATTTCACGATGTAAGCTCAAACGAAGCAACAGCCAATGTACTTCCTGAAGTGATAAACTATTATAAGAAAAACGGATTTACCTTTCGAACGTTTCGTGATGTAACAAAAGAAGAATTGCAACGAATGGAAGCGTTGAAACTATCTAATAAGACAATTAGTTATTAG
- a CDS encoding ATP-binding cassette domain-containing protein — protein sequence MFELSLNGVKKYMDATLILKNITFHVYEGEKVGIVGANGSGKSTILKLIAGLETLNCHPGFTSTLGYDEGWVSKPRGATTAYLEQVPKDHSGLKVIDILHSAFAEVQSIETEMRNLEMK from the coding sequence ATGTTTGAATTATCGTTAAATGGCGTAAAAAAATATATGGATGCCACTCTCATTTTAAAAAATATTACGTTTCATGTATATGAGGGGGAAAAAGTTGGGATTGTTGGAGCTAATGGCAGTGGTAAGAGCACAATCCTTAAATTAATCGCTGGCTTAGAGACGTTGAACTGCCATCCAGGTTTCACTTCAACTCTTGGCTATGATGAAGGCTGGGTGTCAAAACCAAGAGGAGCGACAACGGCCTATCTTGAGCAAGTTCCCAAGGATCATAGCGGATTGAAGGTCATTGATATCTTACATTCGGCTTTTGCCGAAGTTCAAAGTATCGAAACTGAAATGCGAAACTTGGAGATGAAATGA
- a CDS encoding ATP-binding cassette domain-containing protein, translated as MKALEGLALDKVLKQYSELTQRFEVKGGYELSEKFSKVCTGLDFSESFLAKDFSLLSGGEKTTVGLGKILLENPDILLLDEPTNHLDMSSIEWLEDYLKGYKGIVIVVSHDRYFLDHVVTKVIEIEDMECETYKGNYSAFVKEKEERMLIQYEHYREQQKKINAMEKSVKDLRDWAQRADNNKFFKRAASIQKSLKR; from the coding sequence ATGAAAGCTTTGGAAGGGTTAGCTTTGGATAAGGTATTAAAACAATACAGTGAATTAACACAGAGGTTTGAAGTAAAAGGTGGTTATGAATTATCTGAAAAGTTTAGCAAGGTTTGTACAGGGCTTGATTTTTCTGAGAGTTTTTTAGCAAAGGATTTCAGTCTCTTAAGTGGTGGTGAAAAAACGACTGTCGGACTTGGGAAAATCTTATTAGAAAACCCAGATATATTACTTCTAGACGAACCAACCAATCATTTAGATATGAGTTCAATTGAATGGCTTGAAGACTATTTAAAAGGATACAAAGGGATTGTCATCGTCGTTTCTCATGATCGTTATTTTTTGGATCATGTTGTCACAAAAGTCATCGAAATTGAAGATATGGAATGCGAAACCTACAAAGGAAATTATTCCGCTTTTGTTAAGGAGAAAGAAGAAAGAATGCTTATTCAATACGAGCATTATCGTGAACAACAAAAAAAGATCAATGCAATGGAGAAATCGGTCAAAGATTTAAGAGACTGGGCCCAAAGAGCGGATAATAACAAATTTTTTAAACGGGCAGCAAGCATTCAAAAAAGCTTGAAAAGATAG
- a CDS encoding ATP-binding cassette domain-containing protein — MKLTFKETERSGKETIKATRLTKSFEDKVIFHKADLLIHYGERTALIGANGSGKTTFLKMLLGEVQPDSGVVELGANVRPAYLPQTLFFPNEDLTVLECFREDFSIMEGKAREYLSKFMFYGSSVFKKVNHLSGGERIRLKLSQLLYEDVNLLILDEPTNHLDIHSIETFEEALEEFKGTIFFISHDRYFINKMSKRIIALQDQTFKTYPGNYDDYKDAQAAKSVEIPAKKIIQPKNGDTMKKKAEATNVEMKIITLENEIKELDLAMTVPRLDYEVLHELYGKKEELSSELDIAMDLWLELTN, encoded by the coding sequence ATGAAGCTTACTTTTAAAGAAACGGAGCGCTCTGGCAAAGAGACAATTAAGGCGACTAGGCTTACGAAAAGTTTTGAAGACAAAGTGATCTTTCATAAAGCTGATTTATTAATCCATTACGGTGAGAGAACGGCGTTAATTGGTGCAAATGGCAGTGGCAAAACGACGTTCTTGAAAATGTTATTAGGTGAGGTGCAACCAGATTCTGGTGTAGTAGAATTAGGAGCGAATGTTAGGCCAGCGTATTTGCCGCAAACGCTCTTTTTTCCAAACGAGGATTTAACCGTTCTGGAATGCTTTAGAGAAGATTTTTCGATCATGGAAGGAAAGGCCCGCGAGTATCTGTCAAAATTCATGTTTTATGGAAGTAGTGTCTTTAAAAAAGTAAATCATTTATCAGGTGGTGAACGAATTAGATTGAAATTAAGTCAACTTCTTTATGAAGATGTGAACTTATTAATTTTAGATGAGCCTACGAACCATCTTGATATCCATTCTATAGAAACATTTGAGGAAGCTCTAGAAGAATTCAAAGGAACAATCTTTTTCATCTCTCATGACCGATATTTTATTAACAAAATGAGTAAACGAATTATCGCTTTGCAAGATCAAACATTTAAAACATATCCGGGGAATTATGATGACTATAAAGATGCACAGGCTGCTAAGAGTGTAGAAATTCCAGCTAAAAAAATCATTCAACCGAAAAACGGTGATACAATGAAAAAGAAAGCAGAGGCAACTAATGTCGAAATGAAAATTATTACCCTCGAGAATGAAATAAAGGAGCTAGATTTAGCGATGACTGTGCCAAGACTGGATTATGAAGTTCTTCACGAGTTGTATGGGAAGAAAGAAGAGTTAAGTAGTGAGTTAGATATTGCTATGGATCTTTGGTTAGAGCTTACAAACTAA
- a CDS encoding N-acetyltransferase, whose translation MGIIVRQGEKESVFQAVDKKNNVVGTGWIIPAAPSDIYTKPRLDVYMTIEIDAEENQLFIKDKIFETLLNKAYSIKKGNQDKLVRVYHCCFSNARENIDYYQAKAGFRHDEGMYIIRKNLDQKLNELVETVGIKYQSLPLSSDAEILTLIDKHKTVFRNGYSIESINLLKQKTGWNSIAAIDDGEIIGNIMLFIEETPTRRIGWVEDLFVTKDWRNKGIAINLVNKGLRHFQDNSVEEVRIEVWSSNERAMSLYKQFGFEFYEETEVSIGIFL comes from the coding sequence ATGGGCATTATTGTAAGGCAAGGAGAGAAGGAGTCTGTTTTTCAAGCGGTTGATAAAAAGAACAATGTTGTAGGTACTGGGTGGATCATCCCAGCAGCGCCGTCTGATATCTATACAAAGCCTAGATTAGACGTTTACATGACGATTGAAATTGACGCAGAGGAAAATCAGTTATTCATTAAAGACAAAATTTTTGAAACCTTACTCAATAAAGCTTACTCAATAAAAAAAGGAAATCAAGATAAGCTTGTCAGAGTCTACCATTGTTGTTTTTCAAATGCCAGAGAGAACATCGACTATTATCAAGCAAAAGCTGGTTTTAGACACGACGAAGGGATGTATATTATTCGAAAAAACCTCGATCAAAAGCTCAATGAGCTTGTTGAGACTGTGGGAATTAAGTATCAAAGTCTACCACTCTCAAGTGATGCCGAAATCCTTACCTTAATTGATAAGCATAAAACGGTATTTAGAAATGGATACAGCATTGAGAGCATAAACCTACTAAAACAAAAAACTGGCTGGAACTCAATTGCTGCCATTGATGATGGCGAAATCATCGGAAATATCATGCTTTTTATTGAGGAGACCCCTACCCGTCGAATTGGTTGGGTAGAGGATTTATTTGTCACCAAAGATTGGAGAAATAAAGGAATTGCCATAAATCTAGTAAATAAAGGATTAAGGCACTTTCAAGACAACAGCGTGGAGGAAGTTAGAATCGAAGTATGGAGTTCCAACGAAAGAGCGATGTCATTATATAAACAATTTGGTTTTGAATTTTATGAGGAGACAGAAGTTTCGATCGGAATATTTTTGTAG